CGCTGGCGCTTTGCTCGATGGCACCGGCCCACGGCAGATCGCCGTGCATGCCTTCGGCGCCCACGGGGGTGGTCAGGTTGGGTGTGCCGCAGAGCATGGCGTCGGCGATTTTGCCCTTGATGCCTGCGCCAAAACGAAGCGGCGCCATACAGATCCGCGCGTTGCTCATCACCTCAAGGGCGTCTTCAGCCCAGTTGAGTACGTGAAAACCTTGCGCGGGGTTATGCAGCGCAGTGGCTTTGGGCGGGGTGTAAGCGCCGTAGACATGCAGCTGCGCGGCGGGCAGCTGTTGTCGGATCAACGGCCAGATGCTGGTTTTCATCCAGAGCACGGCGTCCCAGTTAGGCGCGTGACGGAAGTTGCCGATGCTCAGGAAGTGCTGGCGCTGTTCATAGGGCACGAACGTTGCGGGCACACTGTCGACCATCAGCGGGCACCAGTGCAGCAGGGCCTTGGGCACGTGGAACTGCTCCACCAACAAGTCGATTTCGTATTCGGAAATCATCAGGTTGAGGTCGCAGCGGTAAATCGCGGCTATTTCCCGCTGCGCGAGGTCTGTGCCGGCCATCTGTTCGAAGGTTTCGCGCTGGGCCGGGGCGAACAGACTGCTGAAATCGTTGAGGTCGGTATCGTGCTTGAGCCGTGCCTTGAGCTGTTGCTGACGGGCGTCGCGCAGGCTTTGCAGGTCGGAGGTTTCCAGCACGCGCAGAGCGTCGGGGCAGTGCTTTTCAACCCTCCAGCCGAACTGTTCTTCCATCATGAAACGGTCGAACAGCACGATGTCCGGGGCCAGCTCAGTGATAAAGGCATCAAAGCTGCTGTTGTTCAGTTCAATGGCGACTTCATCAATGCCCAGCGCGGCCAGGTCCGCCTTGTGCTCGCCAATGCCGGCGGGGCTGCTGAAGGTGATGTGCCAGCCTTGCTGCAAAAAGCTCTCAATGATTTGCATCATGTGCCCACCGGCCGCCGAAGAACGCGGTTCGGGCCACACGTAGCCAATAATCAGGACGCGGGTTGGAGGGGTGGACGGCATGGACAGATCCTTGAAGCGCTGAGGCTGAAAAAAGGCGGCAATTAGAACACAACTGCATGCAGCACCGATCCCTGCAGTCAGGTTTTGCGCGATCCCTGTGGGAGCTGGCCTGCCAGCGATGCCATCACCAGCAGTCTGGCCCCCACAGTAGTCTGTTGACCTGTTACAAAGCACTGCGTAGCCTTGCGCGTTCGAGGTTCTTCGCTATGCGAAGCTAAGAAGGGAACGCGGTATGCCGCGGCTGCCCCCGCAACTGTAAACGGTCAATGATCTTGCCATGCCACTGCGCAACACGCGGGAAGGCGCAAGGTCGGAATCAGCCCTGCTGATACCCAGCCGTAAGCCAGGAGACCTGCCTCGTGACAGATTCTTACTTCAACCGGGCGGGGTGATCCGGTGGCGAATGTTGACCGCACACTGCCTGCGGTCGTCGTCC
This genomic stretch from Pseudomonas deceptionensis harbors:
- a CDS encoding glycosyltransferase; translation: MPSTPPTRVLIIGYVWPEPRSSAAGGHMMQIIESFLQQGWHITFSSPAGIGEHKADLAALGIDEVAIELNNSSFDAFITELAPDIVLFDRFMMEEQFGWRVEKHCPDALRVLETSDLQSLRDARQQQLKARLKHDTDLNDFSSLFAPAQRETFEQMAGTDLAQREIAAIYRCDLNLMISEYEIDLLVEQFHVPKALLHWCPLMVDSVPATFVPYEQRQHFLSIGNFRHAPNWDAVLWMKTSIWPLIRQQLPAAQLHVYGAYTPPKATALHNPAQGFHVLNWAEDALEVMSNARICMAPLRFGAGIKGKIADAMLCGTPNLTTPVGAEGMHGDLPWAGAIEQSASAIAAAAVELYQNPEAWHQAQQHGQALLAARYLQGTHGPALVERIEACRAGLEQHRRNNFTGAMLRHHQHKSTQYMSQWIEAKNRV